The sequence gccaacggtcgtttccaacggctagttctaacagctagccgttggactcatggcacaccggacagtgaacagtcactgtccggtgcacaccggacagtccggtgcacaccggacagtccggtgcgatgtccggtgcgctgtccggtgtgccactaaaattcatctctaaAACCTGCGCTATCGGGTTTCTGGATGGAGAAGGATCTTCCCTGGGCCAGCCAGGCCCCACCTGGcaaagggtgcaccggacagtccggtgcacaccggacagtccggtgccccagggtcagaaaaccctaactcttgattttcagctgattttcaaatcggttttcgttctagcttgtgagtgagttctagagtgacacctagcactgtatgtgagtgtgattgtgcaccaacactacactagaactctcttggttaaactactcatcgacaacccctctttatagtacggctaaaagagaataaaagacctaactaaatcgcgagtgtccacatctccttgacactcggactccgtagaccttcgccttttgtttcgtcgttttagccgtcgcttcgagttcttatctccgggattgttttcaccgttgtagtacttctacctgtcatgcgacctaacttaccatttgtctctgcaaaacatacgttagtcacatataatactacgttgtcattaatcactaaaaccaaccaggggcctagatgctttcaccagggttcaatctgcaagaatacaggggtctgcgcgcgaaaaccagggacgataggttgattctaaacaaaccgagggtctctttagtaaAACTGTCGCGtgaaaggggtatcgggtgaatctaaccgttagatcagaaactgacgaccgagattagatctgcggccgagggcgcgcgcacgcgatcgggcgagtgctgacaggcgggccagggggtgtcagcgactgagggggagggcgcactgaccgagcgggcccaacgCCAGGGAACACGGACGCTGACAGGCAGGCTAGGGGCGCAGGgcacgcgtgcgcgaagcggtatccgtgATCTGGGTcatgcgatcaagatcggacgggggagatCAGACAGGGGAGGGTAAACGGCTCCGGAcggcgctgctcctctccgcgACGGTGAAGTcaccggagttgaggcaggcATGAGCTAGGGTGGTTCCAGGTTCGCCgggattgggcagagagggagaaaacaccatggcgaactcaatggcggggaagaggccatgaatccgtGGACATAGGGGGAAGAACGGCGGGGAGAAGGTCTCGTGCGGACCGGAGGAACTCCGGCGAGGCATTCCGGCCACAAGGAGGGGGCTTGAGGCGTGCTAAGGCTTGGGAAAGCCTCGGCAGAGGGAGGGGCACCTTAGGGACCAACGTTgaggaactagaccgggctaatttGGTCGGCCACTGTGAGCACGGCGGACCACcacggccgagcaccggcgatgCCAAAATTGGCTGAGCACAGAGAGGAACTACGGAAATTGAGCACGGGCAAAGGTGTCTCACCTCAGGGCAAAGCTCGGAGAggcttggcgcggtctccggcgagctagatggTCGGGAACGCGGGCGCGAGTCTCCGGTGGTGTCTGgcggcgagggcagagcgcgagagagggcgatgCTGTGCGAAACGAGGCGGGGGAGCGAGTgcgggcactggcggggctctaagaggggagctgggcgcgtgggcgggcgtcgtggccgagaaatccggtgacgtgcgcgagtgcgcacgagCTGGTCCACGGCGAGCACGGGGAGGTCAGAACTGACAGGGAgggtccacggcgcagagagagagaagagggacgCGCGGGGCAACGGCTCAGCGTTTGGCGAATCGGGCCCGCAAgacagagagagaggaggggcgcgcgcgggcgaagCAACTGTCGCCGACAGGTCGACCCCAACGGGCAgagagcgagagggagagagcgcgcgagagagaaagccgccgctgacaggcggggcccgcctgtcaggcagcgcgagcgcgcgggcgcgcggcctggctgggccaaGCTGGGCCGGCTAGGctgctttccctttttctttttctctggattttctaattccttttctatagggttttcaattccaaattcaaattaggttttaaattcaaataaattcaaatatgtgcaacacttcaaagaatattttaagctcagcatgatgcaacatgtcatgacccataatgttttggcaaaaataaataattaacctccactaacttaagctaattctacttacAAGGGTAgaagggagagagaatctagagagagatagaacctagggtgagagagagaagagtaacacatgaatttgggtgatcattagaaagaagttttatacccccaaattcagtgcGTTACACAAATGGTCCACCCTCCACATTAACAACTACTTTTCGTTAGAAAAGCTGCCAGAGCTATCAGAAAAAGCGAGATGCAAACTGTCTACTGACCATGGTTGGACGGTCTGTTGGCCTCAACAGTAAATGCCCCAAGCTCTGCCCAAAGTGGTTTTGACAGCTACGAAAGGTTCGACACCTAGGCACAGATGGTCCACGACCTGTGAACATGTAATGTCTGTGACCTAGGCATGGATAGTCCGCAATACAAACCTGAAACCACTAGAAAACAAAGTCCCCCGCACAGATTTACTCAAGTTAGCTACGGACGAGCCGCTTCTCTCGAACGGATGGTCCACACATCGTACCAGGGACTTAGCCAAATATCAGACCTTCTGGCCAATACTGTCAGATGGTCCGGCCATTTGGCTCAATCAGTCTGCAGTACAAACTGCCTAAACCACACAGAAACACACCATATCTGCACACCTCTTTAGTTAGTTCTTGGACGGTCCGGCCACTTGGACCGAATGGTCCGCGGATCAAACAATTTTACCCCTTTTCAAATACGCTTTTCAAAAGATTTTCTTTCGCAATTTGGAAGTGTTATTAGCCCTGATGCACATGCATCAACTATATGCTTTTATGAGGCATTAAGTATCACATCAAGTAAACATTATTGACCCTTTTTGATAGTAcaactatctagcctactaacctAGTCAATTTACTTCTCTAATCAACTTTTGATAAGCAAAAGTAAAAACCTATTgattacctttgccttgagctatTCCCAAATCCATACCAAAGTCTCTAAGACTTCTAAGTAGCTCAACCATCAGTGATTCATCTTGCATTCTTATTTTCTCCAAGAATCCAATAGTCCACATATAATTGTCATTAATTACTAAAACACTACTTAGGAACCTATATGCTTCACAACCGTACTAAGCCATATGCACCCAACTATAAATACACCTAAAGAGCTATCCTCTCCCTACCACACTCAACTTCGTGAGCCAAGGCAAACTCCAACACACTGAATTACTCCTACGCTTCTAGTGTTGGTTCACCTCTGATATACCATTTAGGTAAACATCTCAACTCTTTGAACACAAACTCTGTTCGAAACTCTACTCACTCATACATCATTATTCTTGACCAGTATAATGATTATTTGTTTATACTCGATGATTTGTGTTTTTGCTTGTTCTTGACACATAGTTATCCGAGCCTTCATGCTATACGCCAGATGAtgaagccagaagccagttccacgagctctCACCCTTTTTCGGTTAAATCAACGACAAGCTCACTGAATCCCTTTCATGCATAAATTACATATGTATCAAACACAATCCCTTAGCCTGTGGCGTGCGCCTGAAGTAAGGGTACTGCCTTTGCAGTGGTGTGCGACCAACGCGGGCATGGCTCTGGCGGCGCCCTAGGCACCGCTTTGACGAGGCACTTAACCCAGCATGGCGAGAGAAAGGAGATGAAGGTTGATTGTGATAAGGGAGGTTCACTTGTGAGAGAGGGAGAAAGTTAAGCGAATAATATATGAGGCCTCTCACAAGTGAGTAGACCGAGTATAACTTTCTTGAAAGCCACaatgtcgtgtcaaacgacttctcACTTTCTTATATCTCATAATACTTTTCCTACTGTCTCGAAAACTATTTTTAAAGTTGTACCTTAACAAACTTTATAATATTCATGTCTATCCAAAACCTCCACTAGGCCATGTAGCATCCCATTTTAGGACGGGTTAGACTATCTCTAACAACTCTCCTATCTCATCTCCTATCACAtctctatttcaaacttcactttgCAAAATAGTTTTATCCATGGTGCAAAACATTATTTTACACAACCATATACACGATCTACTGCACATATTCTTAGCGCATAGTGCAATTGAATGGACGTGTTAGGCTCGTAGTGCCTAAACCCAGTAAGCATCCGTACGACTGAAGTACCAAACCAACATTAATCTACGATAGTTGTTGTCTTTTTTATGAACTAATAAATGTTGTCATTAGACGACCCTAATCTATCATTTATCTTTTTTTATTCTAAATTATAAGATATTTTAGTTTTttatataactatatatatatatatcgtgtATTTAAGTGTATAGCATAAATATGTTATCTAGAATTAAAAATGTAGATTGGATATTGGAGTTGATCCACGTGTTGCAATAAACGAAGTGAATGACACATTGAGGGGGGGTATATCAACGTATCATAGCAGATCTTCTAGAAGGTTGTGAATGAATTCATCTTCTGGGATCTGGTAGAGAAAAAAAAACGAGGACATCATGCAGAGGCTTTTGGGCGGCCACAAACAGGCCCAGCGAAGTACGTAATCAATCCAGATCTGAGTGAAGGCCATACAGCACGGATGGCGATGGCGATGGCGATGGCGATGGCGATGAGATGACTCATGACTGTCCACCACAGATCTTTCGGATTGCGCGCGCGAGTGTATCGTAGCGAATCGACATGCTAGCAGTGCTCATGTGCATGTCCTCACGTAGATCAGCGGGTAAGCACCGCCGGCGACACGTAGACCGAGTTCATCACCACGTCGCGCGTGCCCCAACTTGTCGGTGACTGCTGCCTGCTGCACCCGTTCCCGTGCCGATGCCTCAAATAGTCCGCAACCTACCAACTAGTGACCAACGAGCAGGGCGGGTAGGCGAGcaaggcaaagcacgccaagcGCGAGTCCGTCCAACAAACAGCCCATCACTCACTCGCCGCGGCGACCATCCCCGCAGTTCTCACTCCAGTCTCCACACACCTCtcacgagcgcgcgcgcgcgcgtccgCCATGGCGCCGTCTAAGCCTTTATTCCCCGTCGCCGTCCCCGCCCCCGACCCGTCCGACGAGGTCGTGCGCGAGTTCGGCCCACTGCTCCGGATCTACAAGAGCGGCCGCATCGAGCGGCCCCTGGTGGCCCCGCCCGTGGAGCCTGGCCACGACGCCGCCACGGGCGTCCAGTCCAAGGACGTCCACCTCGGCTCCTACTCCGCGCGGCTCTACCTGCCCCcaagcgccggcgccggcgccaagCTGCCCGTCGTCGTGTACGTCCACGGCGGCGGCTTCGTGGCCGAGTCCGCCGCCTCGCCCAACTACCACCTCTTCCTCAACAGGCTCGCCGCCGCCTGCCCCGCGCTCGCCGTCTCCGTCGACTACCGCCTGGCGCCCGAGCACCCTCTGCCGGCGGGCTACGACGACTGCCTCGCCGCGCTCAAGTGGGTGCTCTCCGCCGCCGACCCATGGGTCGCCGCCCACGGGGACCTCGCCCGCGTCTTCGTCGCCGGGGACAGCGCCGGCGGCAACGTCTGCCACCACCTCGCCATCCACCCGGACGTCGTCCAGGCCCAGCGCGCGCGACAGGCCGGCGCGCCGCCGCTCAAGGGCGCCGTGCTCATCCACCCCTGGTTCTGGGGCTCCGAGGCCGTGGGCGAGGAGCCCAGGGACCCCGCCGCGCGCGCCATGGGCGTCGGACTCTGGCTCTTCGCGTGCCCCGAGACCAACGGTCTGGACGACCCGCGGATGAACCCCTTGGCGCCCGCCGCGCCGGGACTCCACACGCTGGCGTGCGAGCGCGTGATGGTGTGCGCCGCGGAGGGCGACTTCCTTAGGTGGCGCGGCCGCGCGTACGCCGAGGCGGTGGCCGCGGCCAGGGGCGGTGACCTCGGGGAGGCCGCTGGCGTCGAGCTgttggagaccatgggagagggCCACGTCTTCTTCCTCTTCAAACCCGACTGCTACGAGGCTAAGGAGATGATGCACAAGATGGTCGCCTTCATCAACGCCCCCTGAGGCGTGAGGTGCTTGTGTTCGCGTCTCAGAATCATCGTTGGCGTGGCTAGGTATGCGCCACCGTGTCAGACATTTATCGTGACAGCGTGCAAAATAAAGGCCTTGGATCCGTGAGAAATTGGCTTAATAAAGTAGGTTGTTTAGTTTGGAATTTAACTTTTTAAAATTTAAATATAAACTCACCTTAAATTTATAGATCGAGGGAATTAAATTGATTTTACGTATTACATGTTATATTTCTACTCCGCAGTTTATAACATATTTTTTTTGTCTCGAATTCCTATAGTAAAAATATAACATATAAATATATCTTATATATTGCTAACCAtactatacaaatatattttaaaaAACTATATCAACTTAATTACTCTATGTCTAGATTATGATTATTAAATCTAAGCGGGGTCTAAGGGAAGAAAGGAAGAATACAAAAGTGGAGGACATAAGTTGAATTCAAGTGTTTTCAGTTTACAATTGTTTGAGTTTCCTCTCGTCCTCTCAATCTATAAAAGCATCAGTTTCTCTGTTTTTTACCATCCGCTCTTTTTGAAAAAAAAGTCCTCACGTTTTTTTTTTTGCTAATCTACCCTAAAGTCCAAACATCTCTACTCCTATAAGATATTAGTTTTCACGGTTTCATTGTGTCGTTCGTCATCAAGTGCCGATACTCCTAGATGGTCGTAACAGAACATTCAAGCCCAACACGACACGGAGTCGCACTTAGCACAACGTTTGCAAATAAGTACCACATTGCTAGCTGAAGGAGGACGAGTGGGCTATAAAAAAGAGACATTTCATTTTGTACTcatatttttttaaaattttggacTAAGATAAAGTGTAGTATCTGCAGCTTAAAATTGTATGTAGGTCATATGTCAATTTTAACTTTAATTTTTTTTTGGAGCACTTtactttaattttaaatttaCTTTCTGGGAGAATGACCCATTACACTAGCTTGCCACTTGGTCTGCGCGTGTTGTACAACTACTTTATTACACTATTAAGTACTCCATaaatttcgttttagttgtcgccgCTAGTGCAAAACAAAACGAGTCATAATAGTTGTCGCTCTAGTTGAAGTAAAAAGTAAACTACTATTTTTACCCCTTACAGCAGGTTTACAGCAGGTGTTTACCAGTTAAGGTTGAGCGAAATACCAAGGTCTAAGCCGAGGCTTGTGGGAGGATAAAATCGTCAATTCATAGGTTCCTTAATCTATACGAAGCTGTTGCAAACGACTTGTAAAACGAAACAGAGGAAGTATAATTGATATGTGGTCGTGAACACACGAGAATTGCACTAGTCTTTTTTATATTCAAGAGCTCACATTATTGGCCTCCAAATCGAGAGTTAGGCTTAGGAGCTCTCTTGGGTCCCGGCCCTTCTCTAGCAGCATCTCCTCTTGCCGAGCGAAGAATTGAGTCTGACAAAGAGCCTGGAACAGAGCTGTTCACAGTTCGGTTTAACACGCTTACACACGCCCGTGAAGAGAACAAAATTTTTTTTGGCACTGGTTTGGTTGCACGGGAATCAGAGAAAATGAAAGTGATTAAATATATTTCTATTTAATTCTAACTATAAAGGGAACCGATCAAACCCTAAATATGAATCTTTGTACTATAGCAGTCTTCCGGTTAATGTTATTAGAAAACGATATCTATTGACAGTTCATAGACATCGGTCGACACTTTCATTTGCAGTGGTGCATGCTCGTTCGTTAAAACAATCAAGTAAAAATATTTATTGGTCCTTGAATTTGACATAATGTGTTACTTAGATTTTTGAACTCTTAAAACCAGAAAAAATAAATGTTGAAACTTGACGGCTCATCCAAAACCATATAAAAACGGATGCCAACGTGGCAATACCACATTAAAGTCATTTGGTCCCCAAACTTAACATGTGTCACTTGAGTTTCTAAACTTGGCATTGTATCACTTACTTATTTAGGTCCTTAAAGTTTTCTTAATGTGCTCCAACGTGGTATATCACATCATCATTTATTTTGAGTAAATCTAATTTTAGACAATTTTATAGGGACGGACTAAACTACTAGACCCGTTTTTCTAGGTTCGAAGACCCAAATGACACAATGTATCAGGTGAGGACCGCTACTTCAATATAGTCACAGAAAATTAATCAACTGAAATATGCCAACTATTATTAGGAGACTAAAACTTTGCTGGCGTCGATCATGAACAGTATTGCTTCATGATTCTAGATTCCGTTCTAGTGTGACTACTGATCTTTGGGCTCTTAAGCATCTGGTGAGTTGGGTGCGGAGCTGAGCGCTCTCACCATGCTCAGCAGGTTCTCGCGTGACGAACCGCCGGGGCCGCCCGCAGCCTCCGCCTCCTCCTTCCACTTGGCCGCGCTCTTCCGCATCTCCTCGCTTGCCATCACATTCCTGACGTGCATGGCGACCTGCTCCCTCTCCACCGTTGCCTCCAGCCGGACGCCGACACCCCAGACCTCGCAGCTGTACTTGCAGTTGGTGTACTGGTCCGAGAAGCCCGGCCAGCACACCATGGGCACGCCGGCGGCCAGACTCTCGCACGTCGAGTTCCACCCGCTGTGGGTCAGGAAGCAGCCGACGGCCGGGTGCCGCAGCACCTGCTCCTGGGGACACCACGCGGTCACGTGGCACCGCCCCGCCGTCTCAGCCTTGAAGGTCGAGGGCATCGCGTCCaggccggcgccgccgccgccgcggacgAGGTTGTCCCTCATGGACCAGAGGAACCGGTGGCCGCTCGCCGCGAGGCCCCACGCGAACTCGTTCAGCTGCTCCGGCGTCACCACCGTGTGGCTGCCGAAGTTGACGTACACGACGGAGCCCCGCTCTTGCGCGTCCAGCCAGGCGAGGCACTCGGCGTCCTGCTTCCACAGGCTCAGGCCGGTCGACTCGGTGCTGCCGCTGGCGGAGGCGCTGCTGTCTCGGTCGTCGTCCTGGCGGAGGAGCAGGCCCAGGGGCCCGACGGTGTACACGCGCGGGTACTCGGCGCGCAGCGCGGCGAGCACGTCGGCCTCGAGGCCGTCGAAGGTGTTGAGGATGAGGGCGCCGGCCTTGGCGCAGCTGTTCGCCTCCGACTCGTTGAAGCGCAGACCGAAGTCGTCCGGGTCGGTGGTGCGGAGGAAGCTCGAGAAGTCGCCGAGGCGGATCGGCGGCACCCCGGGGATCCAGTCGATGACCGTCGTCTCGAGGTAGCCGTTCGTCAGGAAACTCTCGTCTACAGGCCGCCGGCCGCGCGCCACGTTGGCGTCAGTGTCACCGCGAAAGGGAGCAGGCTAGGTGCAAGCGTGCGTGTGCAAGATTAATTTGGGCGGTGCTTAGTGCTTACCCttgagtggcacgtaccctcttTCCTGCAGCTCGCGGAGCCTCATGTGCGTCATCAGCGAGGCCGCGCTGGCCGTCCAGAACGACATGGTCGGGATCCCGAGCTCCCGCGCCACGCCCAGCGCGAAGCTCATCAGCATGGTGGGCAGCACGCAGGTGACCGGCGGCACGCCCGGCGTGCCGTTGAGCCGCGCGATGAGGTCCCTGAGCGGCGCAGCGCAGCGCGTGCTCGTGGACACGGCCAGGCTGCGCCCGTAGTCCTGCTTGCCCCGCTCGGCCTCGGACAGGCCGTCCGGGATGGCCTCGAAGCGGAACCCCTCCCCGCCGCGCACGGCTCCGGCGCCCTCGGTGGCCTGCACGCGCCGGTGGTTGTGCTCGGTGTTGACGAAGGTGACGTAGACGCCGTGGCGGTGGAGCAGCCTGGCGATCTGCAGCGCTGGGTTGATGTTGCCGGAGCATGGGTACGGCACAACCACGACGTGTGGCCTCGCCATTACCGCGAGATTGAGACCTTGCACGCTTGATGACCCAAGTAGCTTTACACTCGATCGGGTCTTGACTCTTATCTTTGCAGCTGGCCCGCCACGGCGCCGAATAAGCCAGCCAGACTTGTGCAGACGGGAGCGCTTACGCCATCGAGATCCAATTTGCCATTTCCAAAGATGCTCCCGGTTGTCGCCTGGCCAGCCTCTCTGTTTCTTGTGTTTGGGCCAGTCAGATAGGAATTATAGGAACTTACAATAGTCTCAGGAAAAAACAAGACCATGATTATAGGAATTgtaaggaaaaaggtgaagggaaGGGAAAGTTGTAAACTGTATAGTAGCTCAAAGTTTATTGTTGTCGAAGATTATTCAATAGTGAATTTATAGAGCCGCTCATGTAATCGAAAGTTAAAGTAAAGACACGAATGATACAAAATTTATACAGGGCTCTAAAGGTGAAATAACACCCCGCGTCGTCCTTTTTAGTTTTTACTAGTGGTATTTGTATTCTGATATGATAATCTTgtccttagagcaactccaatagttatgtaaattttagctctctaaatcacagatttaagaagttgctaaatgacTTTTagagtaaaaaaatgtgagt is a genomic window of Zea mays cultivar B73 chromosome 5, Zm-B73-REFERENCE-NAM-5.0, whole genome shotgun sequence containing:
- the LOC100283727 gene encoding cytokinin-O-glucosyltransferase 2 isoform 2 (isoform 2 is encoded by transcript variant 2) — its product is MARPHVVVVPYPCSGNINPALQIARLLHRHGVYVTFVNTEHNHRRVQATEGAGAVRGGEGFRFEAIPDGLSEAERGKQDYGRSLAVSTSTRCAAPLRDLIARLNGTPGVPPVTCVLPTMLMSFALGVARELGIPTMSFWTASAASLMTHMRLRELQERGREFPDERLPRDDGHRLDPRGAADPPRRLLELPPHHRPGRLRSALQRVGGEQLRQGRRPHPQHLRRPRGRRARRAARRVPARVHRRAPGPAPPPGRRPRQQRLRQRQHRVDRPEPVEAGRRVPRLAGRARAGLRRVRQLRQPHGGDAGAAERVRVGPRGERPPVPLVHEGQPRPRRRRRRPGRDALDLQG
- the LOC100282074 gene encoding gibberellin receptor GID1L2; this translates as MAPSKPLFPVAVPAPDPSDEVVREFGPLLRIYKSGRIERPLVAPPVEPGHDAATGVQSKDVHLGSYSARLYLPPSAGAGAKLPVVVYVHGGGFVAESAASPNYHLFLNRLAAACPALAVSVDYRLAPEHPLPAGYDDCLAALKWVLSAADPWVAAHGDLARVFVAGDSAGGNVCHHLAIHPDVVQAQRARQAGAPPLKGAVLIHPWFWGSEAVGEEPRDPAARAMGVGLWLFACPETNGLDDPRMNPLAPAAPGLHTLACERVMVCAAEGDFLRWRGRAYAEAVAAARGGDLGEAAGVELLETMGEGHVFFLFKPDCYEAKEMMHKMVAFINAP
- the LOC100283727 gene encoding cytokinin-O-glucosyltransferase 2 isoform 1 (isoform 1 is encoded by transcript variant 1); this translates as MARPHVVVVPYPCSGNINPALQIARLLHRHGVYVTFVNTEHNHRRVQATEGAGAVRGGEGFRFEAIPDGLSEAERGKQDYGRSLAVSTSTRCAAPLRDLIARLNGTPGVPPVTCVLPTMLMSFALGVARELGIPTMSFWTASAASLMTHMRLRELQERGYVPLKDESFLTNGYLETTVIDWIPGVPPIRLGDFSSFLRTTDPDDFGLRFNESEANSCAKAGALILNTFDGLEADVLAALRAEYPRVYTVGPLGLLLRQDDDRDSSASASGSTESTGLSLWKQDAECLAWLDAQERGSVVYVNFGSHTVVTPEQLNEFAWGLAASGHRFLWSMRDNLVRGGGGAGLDAMPSTFKAETAGRCHVTAWCPQEQVLRHPAVGCFLTHSGWNSTCESLAAGVPMVCWPGFSDQYTNCKYSCEVWGVGVRLEATVEREQVAMHVRNVMASEEMRKSAAKWKEEAEAAGGPGGSSRENLLSMVRALSSAPNSPDA